In Pseudomonadota bacterium, the following are encoded in one genomic region:
- a CDS encoding methane monooxygenase/ammonia monooxygenase subunit B, translating into MAGAPEDARAHGEKSQQAFLRMRTIHWYDLNWSTDKLKVNEKMTVSGKIHVFENCRKPRPTPK; encoded by the coding sequence ATGGCCGGCGCCCCTGAAGATGCACGGGCTCACGGCGAGAAGTCACAGCAGGCGTTTTTGCGCATGCGGACTATCCACTGGTATGACCTGAATTGGTCGACGGACAAGCTCAAGGTGAACGAGAAGATGACCGTGTCCGGTAAGATACATGTGTTCGAGAACTGCCGGAAACCGCGGCCAACCCCGAAG